In Excalfactoria chinensis isolate bCotChi1 chromosome 3, bCotChi1.hap2, whole genome shotgun sequence, one DNA window encodes the following:
- the FBXO30 gene encoding F-box only protein 30 — translation MEEHQQHLHCVNCVSRRCMTRPEPGISCDLIGCPLVCGAVFHSCKAEEHRILCPLERVPCLNSGFGCPFVVARNKIADHLEVCPASVVCCTMEWNRWPVSYADRKSYENLSKDVDEVEQLDMALALQDQRMLLESLKVATMMSKAADQMSESREQTSVKTNAPDTVCSNGLIPVDEESYGALYQATVETTRSLAAALDILNTATRDISMLNSRLCASPQEMKEDTEIKEQASNGIIQDSKSDHEYPDEENTGAVGGINFDSLHQNSQMEQNGSSDICYDAIQSRDLNLNLNNSSLLCNGFHVENECSRVLDQNEDLSVSNSKSSSVANGECTASHDDEALQSCSSFPVTAQPKEVIPPDHLVNGNVNHMLLPHNANEEEILERQVEQERLRNVDVFSIMRHRSYKFLWSAPKEDKAVDTSDLEITEDPMGLQGIDLITAALLFCLGDSPGGRGISESRTVDVYRVDFGTQTFSLPSAILATNTMVGEIASASACDHANPQLSNPSPFQTLGLDLVLEYVARYQTKQRSMFTFVCGQLFRRNEFSSHFKNVHGDIHAGLNGWMEQRCPLAYYGCTYSQRRFCPSTQGAKIIHDRHLRSFGVQPSISTVLVEPAKSCLIGLHNDHLSSLPFEVLQHIANFLDGFSLCQLSRVSRLMRDVCGSLLQARGMVILLWEKRKCPDGSSSWQIKEKVWRFSTAFCTVNEWKFADIVSMADHLKKCSYNAVERREEAVPLPCMCVTRELTKEGRSLRSVLKPVL, via the exons ATGGAGGAACATCAGCAACATTTGCACTGTGTGAACTGTGTCAGCCGTCGTTGTATGACCAGACCAGAACCTGGCATTTCGTGCGATTTGATAGGCTGTCCACTGGTCTGTGGAGCAGTTTTTCACTCATGTAAAGCTGAGGAACATCGCATTTTATGTCCACTTGAAAGAGTGCCTTGTTTGAATAGTGGCTTCGGATGTCCCTTCGTAGTGGCCCGCAATAAAATTGCTGATCATCTGGAAGTTTGTCCTGCAAGCGTGGTATGTTGCACCATGGAGTGGAACAGATGGCCTGTCAGTTATGCAGACCGAAAATCTTATGAAAATCTGAGTAAAGATGTTGATGAAGTGGAACAGCTAGATATGGCTTTGGCCCTTCAGGACCAGCGCATGTTACTAGAATCACTTAAAGTAGCAACTATGATGTCAAAAGCAGCTGATCAAATGTCAGAATCCAGAGAACAAACATCTGTCAAAACAAATGCCCCAGATACAGTGTGCTCCAATGGTTTGATACCTGTAGACGAAGAGTCTTATGGAGCACTTTATCAAGCTACTGTGGAAACAACAAGGAGTttagctgctgctttggataTCCTGAACACTGCTACTAGGGACATTAGTATGTTAAACTCAAGGCTTTGTGCTTCAccacaggaaatgaaagaagataCTGAGATTAAAGAACAAGCTTCTAATGGCATTATTCAGGATAGTAAGTCTGACCACGAATATCCAGATGAAGAAAACACTGGAGCAGTTGGGGGAATTAACTTTGATAGCCTGCATCAAAATTCTCAAATGGAACAAAATGGCTCTAGTGATATTTGTTATGATGCAATACAAAGTCGTGACTTAAATCTAAACCTTAATAACTCCTCGCTTTTGTGTAATGGTTTTCATGTAGAAAATGAGTGTTCAAGGGTGCTGGACCAGAATGAAGATCTTAGTGTATCTAATTCAAAATCATCCAGTGTAGCAAATGGTGAATGTACTGCATCTCACGATGATGAAGCATTACAGTCTTGCAGCTCCTTCCCTGTAACAGCACAACCTAAAGAAGTAATACCACCTGATCACTTAGTTAATGGCAATGTTAATCATATGCTGCTTCCCCATAATGctaatgaagaagaaattttagAGAGGCAAGTGGAGCaggaaagactgagaaatgTAGACGTGTTTTCAATTATGCGGCATCGATCGTACAAATTCCTTTGGTCAGCACCAAAAGAAGACAAAGCTGTTGATACATCAGATTTGGAGATAACAGAAGATCCTATGGGTCTTCAGGGAATTGATCTaatcactgcagctctgttgTTTTGCCTAGGAGACTCTCCTGGAGGTAGGGGAATATCAGAAAGTCGCACTGTCGATGTGTATCGTGTTGACTTTGGGACCCAAACGTTTTCTCTCCCATCAGCTATATTGGCCACAAATACGATGGTGGGAGAAATAGCTTCAGCATCTGCATGTGATCATGCCAACCCACAGCTCTCAAATCCAAGTCCATTCCAGACCCTTGGACTGGACTTGGTATTGGAATATGTGGCTAGATACCAAACAAAACAGCGTTCAATGTTTACATTTGTTTGTGGACAGTTATTTAGGAGGAatgaattttcttctcattttaagaATGTGCATGGTGACATTCATGCTGGCCTTAATGGCTGGATGGAGCAGAGGTGTCCCTTGGCATATTATGGGTGTACATATTCTCAACGAAGGTTTTGTCCTTCAACACAAGGGGCAAAAATTATTCATGACCGCCACTTACGGTCATTTGGAGTTCAGCCTAGTATATCTACAGTATTAGTAGAACCAGCAAAGAGCTGCTTAATTGGACTACACAATGACCATTTGAGTAGTCTACCTTTTGAGGTTTTGCAGCACATTGCTAATTTTCTAGATGGCTTTAGTTTATGTCAGCTTTCAAGAGTGTCGCGTTTAATGAGAGATGTGTGTGGAAGCTTGCTTCAAGCACGTGGAATGGTGATACTGctctgggagaagagaaagtgcCCAGATGGAAGTTCTTCTtggcaaataaaagaaaag GTTTGGCGGTTCAGTACAGCCTTCTGTACTGTGAATGAGTGGAAGTTTGCTGACATCGTAAGCATGGCTGACCACCTGAAGAAATGTAGCTATAATGCTgtagagagaagagaggaggctgTTCCACTGCCATGTATGTGTGTAACACGAGAACTCACTAAAGAAGGACGTTCACTGCGTTCTGTTTTGAAACCTGTACTTTAA